Proteins encoded by one window of Mycolicibacterium cosmeticum:
- a CDS encoding cytochrome C oxidase subunit IV family protein: MTVLSYLRNPLTTVWAVLTAVTLASWLTARDGGAAHRLNAPITVIVLTMAMVKAFLVIWHFMEVRHAPTWLRATMVGWLVGLFASLLGVYFAAA, from the coding sequence CTACCTGCGCAACCCGCTGACGACGGTGTGGGCGGTGCTCACCGCCGTCACCCTGGCGTCCTGGCTCACCGCTCGCGACGGTGGCGCGGCGCATCGGCTGAATGCGCCGATCACGGTGATCGTGCTGACCATGGCAATGGTGAAGGCTTTTCTGGTGATCTGGCATTTCATGGAGGTGCGCCACGCCCCCACTTGGCTGCGCGCCACCATGGTCGGTTGGCTGGTCGGGCTCTTCGCCTCGTTGCTGGGAGTCTATTTCGCCGCCGCGTAG